GTCGGCCGAGACCAGCTTCGGTTCGTCGTGTATGTAGCCCGGCGCATCGAACGGTGGCTCACCGCCCTCTATCTCCCGATACAGGTCCGCTCCGAGATAGAAGGCCTGGAACACGTCCCGGAGCCGGTCGCTGTCCCACGCCTCGAACACCGCTCGGGCGCTCGCGTCGTCGAGTCGGTCCCGGACGACCGCTTTCGCGGCGTCCAGTCCCCCACCGTGCTCGGCGATGGCGTCGGTGAACTCGGCGATGGTGCCGATATCACCCTCCCGGTCGGCGAGGACGAACAGCGCCGCCGCGTCGGTCAGCATCCAGTCGTTGTTGAACCCGCCCGCGTCCTTGAACTGCTGGACGTCGGCCCGCTCGATGGTGTCGCCGTACACCCGGTCGACGGACTCGAGGATAGCCCGCCGGTAGGAGTCGGCCACGTCCACGAGCACGCCGTCGATGTCGAGGACGACCGCGTCTACGTGCATGG
This DNA window, taken from Haloarcula ordinaria, encodes the following:
- a CDS encoding TIGR01548 family HAD-type hydrolase; translated protein: MHVDAVVLDIDGVLVDVADSYRRAILESVDRVYGDTIERADVQQFKDAGGFNNDWMLTDAAALFVLADREGDIGTIAEFTDAIAEHGGGLDAAKAVVRDRLDDASARAVFEAWDSDRLRDVFQAFYLGADLYREIEGGEPPFDAPGYIHDEPKLVSADTLEALQSRYHVGVVTGRPAAEADIALERVGLDVPDDHRFTMDDWAEGKPHPYALLTLAERFGAERVGFAGDTLDDIETAVNADAEDEERVYYGIGVLTGGLTGEAGREKYASAGASAVVDSVEDLPDLLE